CATCTCTGGTTTTGTCTCCTCTTGCCTCTGTGTGTCAGTAAAGCCACAAGAGGAGGGAGACCACTTTCTGCCGGCTCTGCATTATGAGATGGAGAATGAGGCTTAGGGATGTGAGAGAGACTGAGCACAAGCAGAAGTTGAACAGAGAGGCTGTGCCAAGAGGAGGAATGCAGCACTGCATTATGTGAGCCATAGAATAGATACAGTAGTCCAGCTCCACAGCAAAATTACAGAAGCGATGCCGGGCTTTGATGCACAGAATGTTAAGGTTATTACCATATTTCACATTTCAGGAATTCTTAAAGATGGAACTTTTCCATGGGAATTACCATTTTAGGGAATTACAGAGCTAAATTGGTCAGGTGCAACTGTGGCAAATTACAGGTTTATCTATAGCAAGGCACtgcaatattacaataaaacatCTTAATATTAGTCTTAGCTAAAATGATTTGTAAGAATTTCTAGTTCCATGGCCACAGCACACAATTTACTGCAGACTCTTGAGGCCACACCCACTTTATGACCGTATGTGAATACACTGTGAATTGCTCCATCATGTCATAGATGTTTCAAAAAACCTGCACACTACAGCAGGAGTATTGAGGCCACTGCTGTATTTTGAATCCGCACACTACATCCATTTTAATCtgtaaaatgattaaaacactattcacaaataaaacaatgcatttaaaaaaaaacacacacacacaatttaggCAAAACTAACTTTCATTGGAAAATTTCTAGTTTCCTTTTGCAACACTACTCTCATGAAGAGCATAATATGAAAGTATCACTGACATCAACAAGCAGATCAAATCAGTGTTTCCGGTCAAATACTACAGACGTTTATACTAGAAATATCAGCTCGACTGATACAAAAGAAAATGCCGGATGCATTGATTAGAATGCATGTCTTCATTCGGAATctctcacaaaaaaaagagagagaacgAGGAAAAGCTCAGGTACAGGACATAAGAGAGGTGTATTAGACTTACCATGCACGATTTGTAGGTCAGCCCGAGGCCAAATTTTGCTCTATTCCTGCTTCTTTGCAAGCAGGTAAGTTGCTGCCTTGGCATGGAGCAGTTTTATTCCATGTTATTTCTGGCTACAGAACTGATTTTATCTACtgcctattttattttatttcctcaGTCCAAACAATGCCATATGTACAGTGTACAGATCAAGGTTAGACTTTGAGCCTCGCCAGCTTCCATGCTAATGATGACTCAATGAATGTTTGATTTTCAGTGTAATGGAATAGAATGATTGACACTGCATACGTTGAAAATGCTTTATAGCCTTCTCCAGCTGTAGTGTTTCATCTTCTCCATATCTGCTACTGAGAGAGACAGCAGCTCATCCCATAAGAACCGTCCCTTGAAGCTATAGCTGACATTAATGCCGTGTACAAGGGAGAAACAGAGTCACTCAGCCAAGAAATGAGAGTCTCACATATAATGCCTATTTTAAACTAAATAAGGCTAGCAGTGTTAGCACTGATACAGTGATTTGTATCAATCTGTGTTGTCAGTGTCGCCTCTATCAGTTTAACAACTGTTCCTGTTTTCCTTCCTTAGGAAGGCCAGGGGCTGATCCAGGAGAAGCCGGAGCTGCGCACAGTTGTGCAGCAGAAGCTAGAAGAGATCAGAGAGTGCTGGTCTGACTTGGAGACCACAACCAAGGCCAAAGCTCGCCAGCTCTTTGAGAACAACAAGCCGGAGCCGGCAGTGAAGAGCTACTCGGACCTTGACAACCAGCTCTCCCACTTGGAGCAGCAGCCCCCCCAACTGGAGCAGGCACATCATCTGCCCACATTCAATGAGCAGCTCCAGAAATTCCAGGCAAGAATATAGGAATATATGGCCCATactaaatattagaaaaaatatattattgcgccgtgtttcaaattattatgcaaatgatatttttcttcGATTTTCCTAAATAGTCGAAGCAAATGACAGcataattttcaagtcatcaatCGTTCGAGTAGACATTGAATGTTTTTGATCAAACCTGCCAATGacaactgtatttatttttattaaataaagaaTTTAAAATGCACTTTTCGAAATTATTATGCACAACAAAGTTTCAAAACCATTTAGGATGTTAAAGAATTTAAAATAGTTATATGTTCAATTTGCAGCATTAGGAGATCACgtttactgaaatcaaaagccattttAGTCAAAAACATCTTAACAGGTCGAATAACATTTGAAGTCTTATTTAATAGCAGCTTCACAATTCGTGTATCCTATGAACGTGAATTTTGGGAGAGTTTctgcttgaattttttttcaagatgtcGGAATAGCATTCCAGAGCTGCTGTTTTGATGTGAACTGCCTCCCACCCTCATAGATGCGCCAAAGGTTCTTCATAGGGTTGAGGACAGGGGAGGATGTGGGCCACACAAGGAGTTTCTCTCCTTTTATGCCCATAGCAGCCAATAATGCAGAGGTATTCCTTGCAGCATCAGTTTGTGCTTTGTCATGCATGAAGATTATTTTGTTTAAGGAAGCgcggtttttctttttgtactaTGGAAGAAAGTGGCCATTTTCACACCTTTAGGGACCTAAAAGGGACCAACCAGCTCTCGCTGCATGATTACGACCCAAAACATGACTCTGCCAACTCCTTGCTGAGATCCCAGCCTTGTTGGAACATGGTGGCTATCCACCAACTATCCACTACTCCATGCATATGGACCATCCAGGTTTGAGCGGCACATATCAGTGAACAATCTCATGCTGAAAGGAATACTTTTGCATCATTGGCTGCTATGGGCATAAAAGGAGATAAACTCATGGTCTGGCCCCCATCCTCCTGTGACCACATCCCAATTGACGACCTACCGAGCCTCCTCAAGTAAAAGATCTATCAAGGCGGTAGGCAGGTCGCATCCAAACAGCAACTctggtttttatttcattaaatatgacCTGCTAATTCTGTAACTCAACAAATGACTTTTTGAGTTCTTTACAACCTGTGAGATGTTTTTAAACTGCGTTGTttgtaataatttggaacagtgctttttttttttttggtattaaaaatacagtttccattgggaggtttgttcaaaTCCTTCAAATGATATTCTAAAagttgatgacttgaaaattgTGTTGACTGTCCCATGGACTATTGAtgaaaatcaaagaaaatgtatcATTTGCATAACAATTTGGAAAAAAGTCTAAAATCAATATCGTGTTTGTGGCGCATGCAGAAGACACATTCCTAAACACAAATAGCCACCTAACCCTCCACCCCCCGACCCTATCTTTctccaccacccccacccccgttGACAATTGTTTTTCAAGGGCGAAAAACTTCAgtcaatacagtatttgtacgttttacattacatacatatgCAACAATTCCGTTGAACATTTACCTTACTTTAGCTGCAACTCTACTGTATCGTTTTGGCATAGGCTATGGAGTCTCAGTTTGGGGACATTTACAAGGATGTGGAGGAACTGGGTAGCTTGCAAGGAGTTTGCCTTCCCCAGCGAGGTCTGATGGCAGGTGACAAGGAGGGTGCTGAGCAGTCAGGCATGGCAGAGACCCGCATCGTTCGCCTCATTGAGCCCCTGAAGGAGAGACGCCGCATCCTGCTGGCTTCCAAAGAGATGCACCAAGTCGCTCAAGACCTGGAAGACGAGATGGTTAGCTCATCATcttctcatttttaaatatttgttaccATTCCCACATGTGCACATTGACTAAATGCATTATCTTGTTTGATTATTTAATAGCTGTGGATTCAAGAGAGGCTTCCCCAGGCATCATGTAAGGAATATGGCCGTAATCTCCATAGTGTGCAgcagcatgtaaaaaaaaaacaggtgagtATCACAAAGGTCAATTCTAAGCTAAACGTAGACCTAAACCCTTCCTGAGATTTACCTGAGATCGGTCTTTCAGACTCTCCAGAGGGAGTTGGCAGGGCGGCGGGCTCGTGTTGAGGAGGTTCTAGACAGGGCGGGAATTATCGCATCGCTGCGCACTCCTGAAGTGGAGTTTGTGCGTGAAGGGGCTGGCCATGTGCGGCAGCTGTGGGAGGTGTTGCAATTGGAGCTGGAAAGGAGATCTGTGATGCTGGATGCAGCACTGCAGGCTCAACAATACTACAGTGAGGCAGCCAAAGTGGAGTCCTGGTTGTCAGGTCAGAAGCTGCAGCAGGCCAATGACGAAAAAGGCACGGTACGGACAACACTGGCAGTCAGTTTATTTGTAAACCCACTACTCCAGTACACAGACTCACTTCTGATTGTTTTCAGGATGAGGCGAGCACCCTGCAACTGTTGAAGACTCACCTGGCTCTGGAACAAACAGTGGAAACATACGCAGAGACTGTGGGCATGCTGTCCCAGCAATGCCAGCAGCTGCTAGAGCTCGGACACCCAGAGAGGTGTGACATGACTCATCATTTCACTTGCTGTTCACCTATCAAGCTCAGTTCATAgctttagaaaaagaaaaaaaaaatctatttttgttttaactagAACGGTATAGCAGTGCAATACACATGAATTATAGTCAAGATTTTCTGTGTGAAACACAGTTCAGTTTCACTGGCATCATGTTCAAATGAACAACAGTATCTAAGATCTAGGTATCTCATTCTTCAATTTGGATCTACAGTAGGTGTCtgtaaaataatgcaaatgagAGTTAACAGTTTTATTTGAGATGCAGGTGGTTGTAATGTGCACAAAAGGGCAGGGCTATGGGCAGAGTTACACAGTGTTGGATTCAGTCCGCCTCAAAGTCGAGCGGTCCCGGCTTTGACTcttggctcaggccttcctATGCGGAGTTTGCGTGTTATAcccatgcatgttaggttcatcgaagactataaattgtccacgggtgtgaatgtgagcgtaaaagtcagctcggataggctctagctcaccacTGAGGCTAATTAGGATAAGtgttttggaaaatggatgaatgaatcgATGTGTTGGATTCCATTATACTGTATTGTCCAATTTGGGGTTGTATGTATAACATCCTGAACAATTGCTAGATACCTGCTCGGGCACATTGTGGTCATCTCCAACCATGCATTTCTAATTGTAATAACTTATAATAAGTGAGTTTGTCATCtggtattgttattttttcctCAGTGAGCAAATCACCAAGCAGCAGTCTCACATAGACAGACTGTATGTGTCTCTGAAAGACATGGTGGAGCACAGGAAGATCAAGCTGGAGCAGCAGTACTGGCTTTATCAGCTCAATAAGGACGTAGAGGAATTAGAGAAATGGATCACTGAACGAGAGACTGTAGCAAGTTCTACCGATCTTGGCCAAGACCTGGAGCATGTTACGGTGAGAATTCAGATCACTGCAGTTTTACGCATTGGTCTTCACTAATTACAAGTTGTTTTATAGTTGTGGGTTATgttggatctgtatgccttttgtgctgtaacagttttgctgtgcaacagggatgcgaaccacagcagaacaatagttaggcAATAgttagatatttgaccacaagtaacgttacaacaatcaaatcatgttcttatttgtggatgtgtgtgtgtgtgtgtgttgggggggggggggggggggagaacatggaatAACTACCCaaatagaacaagatgagagaggacagaaaaggggaggacaggacaggatgtgggaaatgataaAGGCAGTGcgactgatgagtggtgcggtgggatgctttttatagtgtctaaacacaaGTAAAAaactgtgagttgatatcttaatataacctgtgttattattagtggtcccagcacaagcaattaaaaccTATAGCGTGACTGGATGTAAAAACTTGTACCACTGGTACATACAGTAGTctgcaaaagtgttttttttcgaTAATTTTGAAACTTTGTCATACATAAAAGACAGAAATTCAACTGCATGCTACAAGTGTTATGCATATGACATTGTGATTATATTCTAATTAAGAGACTTTAATTATATATGGACATCATGCCattggtaaaacaacaaatctaatggCAGAATGAGACTTTGGTACTGCACTGGATGTGTCAATATTACTAATCTTGTGTAAACAGTATAATAGCCAAGTGCTTTTATTGTTCTTAATTGATTATCTTGTGTTTTCATCATAGATcacatgttttaaaatacacatattacattatttatatattttttccagatGCTTCAAGAAACGTTCACCAAATTTGcctcagaaacaaacaacattggCCAGCAGCGGATGGAGCAGGTAAACAAAATGGTGAATGAAATGATCGACTGTGGTCATTCGGATGCAGCCACCATTGCTGAGTGGAAGGATGGACTGAACGAGTCCTGGGCCGACCTCCTGGAGCTGATGGAGACCCGCAGACAGATGCTGGCAGCATCCAACCAGCTCCATAAATTCTTCACCGACTGCAAGGAGGTGTGTTACGAGTTAATAACAGCCTGTGTTTCAGGCGTGTCATTTTAAAGGGTGTTTGTCTGGCTGTAACATAACGCTCATATTTTCAAAGCGCTCGTGATGACGACCCTGTCTGGTGTTGTAGGTTTTGGCTCAGATCGCAGGAAAGACAAAGCAGCTGCCAGAGGTGAGGGCATGCCAAGCCAACATCACCAATCCAGCCACCCTGCAGAGACTTATGCACTCTTTTGAGCATGCCCTTCAACTGTTAGTTACACAGGCAAGTGATATAACCTCTTCTGAAAACCATCAGTGACAtcatttactttgttttttggggggtttgtacTTTTATATGATACAGGATGTACAGTTAATCGATTACATACAAAATGATCATATagattgttttggggggggtgggtgcAACTCTTGTGACCGTATTAATCAACAACCTCACTAGCTATGATGAAGTCATTGCATCCTATCTTGGTTCAGGTACGACAGCTGCAGGAGAACGCTGCACAGCTGCGTACTATTTATGCTGGTGAGAAGGCTGAGGCCATTCTGGCAAAAGAGCACGAAGTAATGGACGCTTGGAAGGAGCTGTTGAGCTCTTGTGTGGCCAGCCGTGTCCAGGTCACCTCAGTGACAGACAAAGTGCAATTCTTCTCAGTGGTGCGCGAAAATCTTATGTGGATGGAAGGCATTAAGGGCCAGATTGGATGGGACGAACCCAGGTAAAATTTACTCTTCTTGTGAGCATATTAGTGTTATAGTGTCGAGCGAGGCTGCAGTGTCATCTTGACCTAATTTGCAATGATATCTCTCCTCAAGTTTCAATATCATGTAATCAAAGCGTCAGAGACTGACTTGAGTTTTCCATCCGTCCCAAATATGCAaaacatgtccatccatccatccattttctgagccgcttctcctcactagggtctcgggcgtgctggagcctatcccagctgtcatcgggcaggaggcggggtacaccctgaactggttgccagccaattgcagggcacataggaacaaacaaccattcgcactcacagtcatgcctacgggcaatttagagtctccaattcatgcatgtttttgggatgtgggaggaaaccggagtgcccggagaaaacccacgcaggcacggggagaacatgcaaactccacacaggcggggccggggattgaacccgggtcctcagaactgtgaggctgacgctctaaacagtcggtcaccgtgccgcccttgcaAAACATGTAGTAAAtagaaattttttaaaaatatatgtaattgatACATATATTTAGCAAGTTGAAATCAATTGCTATGTTTGGCTGATCATCGGTCATAGCTCATTCTACATGACCAACTGTGAAGCCAGTAGTTAAATTGGGGTAAGGACCAGATGAAACCAATTGGTCTGAGACCAAGGTGGTATGTTTTCCAAATGAATTTGGCACAATTCAGTTATGGTGACCTCAAGCCGCTCTTGGCAAATTTCTGGTTTGACCCAAGACGACATAATGATGACTTACCAGACATGTCTCTGGttctgcatatactgtactgtatgaggTTAGCATGTTGTCtgataaatgcatgttttttttttcattatagaAAGGAAATAGGTTCACTCGACTTTTTTCTACTTTACTTTAGACTGATATATTGTGCAgtcaattttcatttttattaagcTATCCCAAAAATGAGTTTTGCTCCATGCTGCGTTTATTAGCACCGATTCCAATAATCCATACAGCAAGTCATTTTCGTGTTGCacgtgcattttttattttttattttttggcttgGAATTTTCATAGTGTAAAAAGGAACCAAACAAATTTACAACCTCATCAACTGACGGCATAAGAGAATATGAACCAGATGTAAACCACCCTTGATCTCAAAATCGATTAATCTGGGTTGGGTTTGCTATACTCTTTAGTTGCCACTAAATCTTAATTATTCAGTATAACAAATCATAGAATTTGTGGTGCATTCCCTAGTGCACAAAGCATTGTCGGCTATGGTATGGTATGATAAGGATTTGACTGTCCTTGAAAGACCTCACTCCTATTAAACACATTTGGGATGAACTATTACGAGAAAAAACTGCTCAAGTACTCGTATGTATTGCTTTTTCTAATCTGTAATTCTAAATAATGCATCATCTTTCTTATCTCAGGGATTTGACGGCATTGGAGGTCATGATGAAACAGCACCAGGAGCTAAAAGCCAAAATAGATGGCCGCAGCAAAACCATCCAGCAGTGTGCAGATCTCGGCAAAATCCTTATAGCTGCTGGCAACCCTGCATCGCAGGAGGTCAGGCGAACCAAACGATGAATTACTTCAAATTCCAAATTATTCATGCACATGAGGATAACTACACAAGCAACACAAGTCCTTCTTGAACTCAATCTGATCTCaatcaatatatttttgggtCATGGTTGCAGATTAAAGAAAAGCTGGACAGCCttctggccaagcagaatgatCTTGTTGAGAAATGGGACAAACACCAGGAGAGGCTACAGCGCAGTGAGTTGCTTACAATTGACACAACgtaatgttaaataaattaacCTTATTAGCCTCCAGGTTAATGTGACACAGGTCTGAAATCAATATGTAGAACCATTGTATGATATGACACGCAAATGCAAATTTACTGTGCCACATGCATTATAATGTGAAGTGATGGTTAACAGATTAACGGGAGGCTGTTTTCTTCAGAACATGAGAGGTTCCAGTTTGCCCAGGAGACAGTAAGGGCAGAAGCCTGGCTGAAGGCCAAGGAACCTCCGATCACCTCCAAGCAGCCAGAGGGCGGTCAGACCCAGGCCCAAACTGATGAGGTTGAGCAGCTCATCCTTCGCCATGAAGCCTTCCGCAAGGCTGCTGTAACCTGGAAAGAACGCTTCAGCTCTCTCCGCCAGCTTTCCGCAGTAAGCTTGACTGTAGCTAAATGTTTAATCCGTTTGattccacaggaaaaaaaaatcttggggAATTGTAGTTGCTCAGCAGACATGGATCTgtaccagtgattctcaaactgaactcaaactcatttttgccgcgggccacatcgtagttacggtttctctcagagggccgaTATGAttgtgaaatataaatgttGAGTCaccttatattattacatacacaacaaatcaatggatgactagttttgaaataaaaaaactgttactgtactgtGAAAAGGGTGTTCGTAACGAAAACATGGTTGCAGtatcacaactttattttttattacatatgacaatttaaagtttttttgaTATTCGCAAGAATCATGGCGTTTCAAGCAAATGATttggtttcgcgggccacataaaattatgtggtgggccggatctggccaccgggccttgagtttgacacgtgcGCTACAgatatgcaaaaaataaataaataaaccactGACCAAGTAAAGTTCAATTGTCCTTAACTTTCAAGctacatacattttcatttaatctttaataactggttttaaacaattttattattattttttttaatttaaaggtCCCCGTACAtccaatttttttatatataatctttgatgtccttttatcgggtATGCAAATTAATCTGGACTGAAAATGCCCATAATGTCCTTTTTAAAGATGTTCTATTTTGTCTTGTTTGCCTGGGAGTTGAGATAGACGGATTTATCACATGTAAATAaatatcacaataaataaactttGCTTGCTTTCTTCGCTCATCTTCTCAATATGGAATAttgaaatatggaaaacagttttgctctgattggCCGGTTGGCTGTTGGCGATATTGCTGAGCCTCCATAGCGAAATCGCATTTGGCTCATTCGATGACGTGGGGTCTTACTATCGTCGTGAAGTAGAATTGACCAAGCGTTTGATTGTTCGATCACGGTCACAACCCCACAGAGGAGGGGACGTGTCACCCGGGTGAAGTAAAAGAGAGGAAGATATTTTGAAAGCAGGTGCCATTCAATCACTTCAACGTAACCGGTTCGCGCCTTTCATCCCCATGCCGTTCATTGTTTTATTCCATTCAGccgacaaaccgcatagatgccatacttaaaccaggtcacagactaATTTtaacctatgttatgcataaaacagtagaaaaaaattggattttgatggaaggggacctttaacttTTATATTTAGTATATTTTAATTGACTCATTATTTAAGTTAATAGTTGTTGTTTCCCAATATTTaaacacagtgttaatgttcaaaatgtacaTGTAACAGTGGCTTACAACTATTAAATATGCTACTATATttcaatgttggtcatgatggggGTACTTGAAGTATTTTGTAGTTGGTATTTGGTGCAAAATGTTTCAGAATCACTGGTCTATACCATCTCTTTGCATCGTTATGGCCTTAAAAGCTGTCTCATGAACCATGATCTTACTCATTCCACcccatatttttttgttctatgGCTGCCAAAAAACGAATGAGCAAATATTCCTAATAATTTTGTATAACTGCATTGCATATATCCttcttttgtgttgtgttcTCCTCCCTAGTAAGCATGATCTTAGTTATTTCAATCATTTTCAGGctgagaagaaaaaagaggAAGACAAAAAGACACCGCTCTCCAGTCGAAGGATGTTCCCGTTATCTTGTCTGACTCCAAGTGGTCCCTCGTTCAGTTCAAACCCATCCTTTATGAGGCAGATGGTACACGCCCAAATAGAACCCACACACTCACAGACCAGCGTGGAACCAGCTGCCCCCCCTGCAGCCCAGAGATTGTCCTCATCGCTCGCCAGCTACAATCCAGTCATAAATGGATCAGGGTATCACGGGCTGGAGCAGCACTGTAGTGGAAAGTTGGTGAGCCCCTCATATCTCAGGATGAACCACCAGGCCATTGGAGGTGGAAATGACTCCGCTTTTTCAGTGCTGAATTCGCACTGTGGAGGACAGGACACCTCTACATACCTGGGGATAAACAATCAAACAACTGATAACGCTGAGAGCTCTGGTTACTTTGGACTGTCTATGGGTTGTGTGGGTGGCTCTGGCTATGCGATGCAAAGCCATCCGGGCAGTGGCAGGTTGGGAAGTTCGGGTAACCTGGCGCAGGAGCAAAGCAGTAATGTAATGGGAAGCCCTGGGTTTCTTCAGCAGCAGAATATGGGAAGTTCTGGATATTTGACACAACATAACATGGGAAGTTCCGCTTACTCGACACAACCTCAAAACATGGGTAGTTCAGGATATTTGGGACAGCAGCCCAATTTAGGGAGTTCAGGATATTTGGCTCCGCAGCCAAATTTGGGGAGTTCAGGATATCTAGCTCAGAATTATCACGGCAGTGGAGGAATGGGTAGCTCAGGCTATCTCGCACAAAATCATTACAGCAGTGGAAGTCTTGGTAGTTCGGGTTACCTGGCACCGAGTGGTGGCATCATGGACCCAAAAATGGCTTATGCTTGGCAACACTTGAAAGCTGACTTCATGCAACCAGGGATCAATCACATCCACAAGGCTGTAAACCCCCTCCTCGAGGCCAGTAGAGTACAGCGGGAACAGTATGGTGATATCCCGATGGCAGACATGATGGGGCCGGAGTCCGGACTGGACCTCCTCCACGGCCGTCTCCAGAGGGATCCCCGGGGCAGCCGCTCAGACCCTCAGATGGAC
The DNA window shown above is from Phyllopteryx taeniolatus isolate TA_2022b chromosome 17, UOR_Ptae_1.2, whole genome shotgun sequence and carries:
- the sptbn4a gene encoding spectrin beta chain, non-erythrocytic 4, which codes for MLMARDTARDEAQKLHRKWLKHQAFMAELARNKEWLAKIEQEGQGLIQEKPELRTVVQQKLEEIRECWSDLETTTKAKARQLFENNKPEPAVKSYSDLDNQLSHLEQQPPQLEQAHHLPTFNEQLQKFQAMESQFGDIYKDVEELGSLQGVCLPQRGLMAGDKEGAEQSGMAETRIVRLIEPLKERRRILLASKEMHQVAQDLEDEMLWIQERLPQASCKEYGRNLHSVQQHVKKKQTLQRELAGRRARVEEVLDRAGIIASLRTPEVEFVREGAGHVRQLWEVLQLELERRSVMLDAALQAQQYYSEAAKVESWLSGQKLQQANDEKGTDEASTLQLLKTHLALEQTVETYAETVGMLSQQCQQLLELGHPESEQITKQQSHIDRLYVSLKDMVEHRKIKLEQQYWLYQLNKDVEELEKWITERETVASSTDLGQDLEHVTMLQETFTKFASETNNIGQQRMEQVNKMVNEMIDCGHSDAATIAEWKDGLNESWADLLELMETRRQMLAASNQLHKFFTDCKEVLAQIAGKTKQLPEVRACQANITNPATLQRLMHSFEHALQLLVTQVRQLQENAAQLRTIYAGEKAEAILAKEHEVMDAWKELLSSCVASRVQVTSVTDKVQFFSVVRENLMWMEGIKGQIGWDEPRDLTALEVMMKQHQELKAKIDGRSKTIQQCADLGKILIAAGNPASQEIKEKLDSLLAKQNDLVEKWDKHQERLQRKHERFQFAQETVRAEAWLKAKEPPITSKQPEGGQTQAQTDEVEQLILRHEAFRKAAVTWKERFSSLRQLSAAEKKKEEDKKTPLSSRRMFPLSCLTPSGPSFSSNPSFMRQMVHAQIEPTHSQTSVEPAAPPAAQRLSSSLASYNPVINGSGYHGLEQHCSGKLVSPSYLRMNHQAIGGGNDSAFSVLNSHCGGQDTSTYLGINNQTTDNAESSGYFGLSMGCVGGSGYAMQSHPGSGRLGSSGNLAQEQSSNVMGSPGFLQQQNMGSSGYLTQHNMGSSAYSTQPQNMGSSGYLGQQPNLGSSGYLAPQPNLGSSGYLAQNYHGSGGMGSSGYLAQNHYSSGSLGSSGYLAPSGGIMDPKMAYAWQHLKADFMQPGINHIHKAVNPLLEASRVQREQYGDIPMADMMGPESGLDLLHGRLQRDPRGSRSDPQMDHLRREREYKLGRQTSSEQEIQARLNELPMIVRQERYRRRLERQSSSEQEGSGKQRLQRQDSSDLEGSVKDGSDKRSGEKRSTMAEIVEQVQEREAAHARGEPYRPPSSLSAPVTRFDGRPRARDRPKPRRRPRPKEPEETRRSRSAPATGAPTTPQPPSHTAHNEGFLYRKKATSSDLEAQQRSPTSKSWVNVYCVLKEGKLTFYKDARNHNTTYNGEPSVDLSNCSFDPSLGYKKKKNVFILQVNDGNNLLVFHAKDEEDLKAWTSNITTCIAEHEAMVKWDKPGTSGMDPDRSERKERSEGDADARSERSELVGEERSEKERSEKGDGSDKLDTSEIADKLEGGAGGSSTSGKSK